Proteins co-encoded in one Neofelis nebulosa isolate mNeoNeb1 chromosome 2, mNeoNeb1.pri, whole genome shotgun sequence genomic window:
- the SELENBP1 gene encoding methanethiol oxidase isoform X2: MATKCEKCGPGYPTPLEAMKGPREEIIYLPCIYRNTGIEAPDYLATVDVDPKSPHYCQVIHRLPMPNLKDELHHSGWNTCSSCFGDSTKSRTKLMLPCLMSSRIYVVDVGSEPRAPKLHKVIEAEDIHAKCDLGYVHTSHCLASGEVMVSSLGDPKGNGKGGFVLLDGETFEVKGTWERPGGAAPMGYDFWYQPRHNVMISSEWAAPNVFRDGFNPADVEAGLYGSHLHVWDWQHHEIVQTLPLQDGLIPLEVRFLHNPDAAQGFVGCALSSTIQRFYKNQGGTWSVEKVIQVPPKKVKGWMLPEMPGLITDILLSLDDRFLYFSNWLHGDLRQYDISDPQRPRLTGQLFLGGSIVKGGPVQVLEDQELKSQPEPLVVKGKRVPGGPQMIQLSLDGKRLYVTTSLYSAWDKQFYPDLIREGSVMLQIDVDTVKGGLKLNPNFLVDFGKEPLGPALAHELRYPGGDCSSDIWV, from the exons ATGG CTACAAAGTGTGAGAAGTGTGGACCAGGCTACCCTACCCCTCTGGAGGCCATGAAAG GACCCAGGGAAGAGATTATCTACCTGCCCTGTATTTACCGAAACACAGGCATTGAGGCCCCGGATTATTTGGCCACTGTGGACGTTGACCCCAAGTCTCCCCACTATTGCCAG GTCATCCACCGGCTGCCCATGCCCAACCTGAAGGATGAACTGCATCACTCAGGATGGAACACCTGCAGCAGCTGCTTCGGGGACAGCACCAAGTCCCGCACCAAACTGATGCTGCCCTGTCTCATGTCCTCCCGCATCTATGTGGTGGATGTGGGCTCCGAGCCCCGTGCCCCGAAGCTACACAAG GTCATTGAGGCTGAAGACATCCATGCCAAGTGTGACCTGGGCTACGTCCATACCAGCCACTGCCTGGCTAGTGGGGAGGTGATGGTCAGCTCCCTGGGAGACCCCAAAGGCAATGGCAAAG GGGGTTTCGTGCTGCTGGATGGAGAGACATTCGAGGTGAAGGGAACATGGGAACGGCCTGGGGGCGCTGCACCCATGGGCTATGACTTCTGGTACCAGCCTCGACACAATGTCATGATCAGCAGTGAATGGGCGGCTCCCAATGTCTTTCGAGATGGCTTCAACCCCGCTGATGTAGAGGCAG GGCTGTATGGAAGCCATTTACATGTGTGGGACTGGCAGCACCATGAGATCGTGCAGACCCTGCCCCTGCAGGACGGGCTCATCCCCCTGGAGGTCCGCTTCCTGCACAACCCAGACGCGGCCCAGGGCTTCGTGGGCTGTGCCCTCAGCTCCACCATCCAGCGCTTCTACAAGAATCAG GGAGGTACTTGGTCAGTGGAGAaggtcatccaggtgccccccaagaaAGTGAAGGGCTGGATGCTGCCTGAAATGCCCG gcctgatCACCGACATCCTGCTGTCTCTGGATGACCGCTTCCTCTACTTCAGCAACTGGCTGCATGGGGACCTGCGGCAGTATGACATCTCTGACCCTCAGAGGCCCCGCCTCACGGGACAG ctcttCCTTGGGGGCAGCATTGTTAAGGGAGGGCCCGTGCAAGTGCTGGAGGACCAGGAGCTAAAATCCCAGCCAGAGCCCCTGGTGGTCAAG GGGAAACGGGTACCCGGAGGCCCTCAGATGATCCAGCTGAGCCTAGACGGGAAACGTCTGTACGTCACCACATCTCTGTACAGTGCCTGGGACAAGCAGTTTTACCCTGATCTCATCAG GGAAGGCTCTGTGATGCTGCAGATCGATGTAGACACAGTAAAGGGAGGCCTGAAGTTGAACCCCAACTTCCTGGTGGACTTTGGGAAGGAGCCCCTAGGCCCGGCCTTGGCCCATGAGCTCCGCTACCCCGGGGGTGACTGCAGCTCTGACATTTGGGTCTGA
- the SELENBP1 gene encoding methanethiol oxidase isoform X3, producing MHTCIRALRAGEDGGGDRAGVGTRPGPARATKCEKCGPGYPTPLEAMKGPREEIIYLPCIYRNTGIEAPDYLATVDVDPKSPHYCQVIHRLPMPNLKDELHHSGWNTCSSCFGDSTKSRTKLMLPCLMSSRIYVVDVGSEPRAPKLHKVIEAEDIHAKCDLGYVHTSHCLASGEVMVSSLGDPKGNGKGGFVLLDGETFEVKGTWERPGGAAPMGYDFWYQPRHNVMISSEWAAPNVFRDGFNPADVEAGLYGSHLHVWDWQHHEIVQTLPLQDGLIPLEVRFLHNPDAAQGFVGCALSSTIQRFYKNQGGTWSVEKVIQVPPKKVKGWMLPEMPGLITDILLSLDDRFLYFSNWLHGDLRQYDISDPQRPRLTGQLFLGGSIVKGGPVQVLEDQELKSQPEPLVVKGKRVPGGPQMIQLSLDGKRLYVTTSLYSAWDKQFYPDLIREGSVMLQIDVDTVKGGLKLNPNFLVDFGKEPLGPALAHELRYPGGDCSSDIWV from the exons atgcacacatgcatcaGGGCTCTGAGGGCCGGGGaggatggtggtggtgacaggGCCGGAGTCGGGACAAGACCTGGGCCAGCACGTG CTACAAAGTGTGAGAAGTGTGGACCAGGCTACCCTACCCCTCTGGAGGCCATGAAAG GACCCAGGGAAGAGATTATCTACCTGCCCTGTATTTACCGAAACACAGGCATTGAGGCCCCGGATTATTTGGCCACTGTGGACGTTGACCCCAAGTCTCCCCACTATTGCCAG GTCATCCACCGGCTGCCCATGCCCAACCTGAAGGATGAACTGCATCACTCAGGATGGAACACCTGCAGCAGCTGCTTCGGGGACAGCACCAAGTCCCGCACCAAACTGATGCTGCCCTGTCTCATGTCCTCCCGCATCTATGTGGTGGATGTGGGCTCCGAGCCCCGTGCCCCGAAGCTACACAAG GTCATTGAGGCTGAAGACATCCATGCCAAGTGTGACCTGGGCTACGTCCATACCAGCCACTGCCTGGCTAGTGGGGAGGTGATGGTCAGCTCCCTGGGAGACCCCAAAGGCAATGGCAAAG GGGGTTTCGTGCTGCTGGATGGAGAGACATTCGAGGTGAAGGGAACATGGGAACGGCCTGGGGGCGCTGCACCCATGGGCTATGACTTCTGGTACCAGCCTCGACACAATGTCATGATCAGCAGTGAATGGGCGGCTCCCAATGTCTTTCGAGATGGCTTCAACCCCGCTGATGTAGAGGCAG GGCTGTATGGAAGCCATTTACATGTGTGGGACTGGCAGCACCATGAGATCGTGCAGACCCTGCCCCTGCAGGACGGGCTCATCCCCCTGGAGGTCCGCTTCCTGCACAACCCAGACGCGGCCCAGGGCTTCGTGGGCTGTGCCCTCAGCTCCACCATCCAGCGCTTCTACAAGAATCAG GGAGGTACTTGGTCAGTGGAGAaggtcatccaggtgccccccaagaaAGTGAAGGGCTGGATGCTGCCTGAAATGCCCG gcctgatCACCGACATCCTGCTGTCTCTGGATGACCGCTTCCTCTACTTCAGCAACTGGCTGCATGGGGACCTGCGGCAGTATGACATCTCTGACCCTCAGAGGCCCCGCCTCACGGGACAG ctcttCCTTGGGGGCAGCATTGTTAAGGGAGGGCCCGTGCAAGTGCTGGAGGACCAGGAGCTAAAATCCCAGCCAGAGCCCCTGGTGGTCAAG GGGAAACGGGTACCCGGAGGCCCTCAGATGATCCAGCTGAGCCTAGACGGGAAACGTCTGTACGTCACCACATCTCTGTACAGTGCCTGGGACAAGCAGTTTTACCCTGATCTCATCAG GGAAGGCTCTGTGATGCTGCAGATCGATGTAGACACAGTAAAGGGAGGCCTGAAGTTGAACCCCAACTTCCTGGTGGACTTTGGGAAGGAGCCCCTAGGCCCGGCCTTGGCCCATGAGCTCCGCTACCCCGGGGGTGACTGCAGCTCTGACATTTGGGTCTGA
- the RFX5 gene encoding DNA-binding protein RFX5 isoform X2, whose translation MAEDEPDAKSPKTGGRAPSGSAEAGEPTTLLQRLRGTISKAVQNKVEGILQDVQKFSDNDKLYLYLQLPSGPSTGDKSSEPSTLSNEEYMYAYRWIRNHLEEHTDTCLPKQSVYDAYRKYCESLACCRPLSTANFGKIIREIFPDIKARRLGGRGQSKYCYSGIRRKTLVSMPPLPGLDLKGSESPEMGPEVTPAPRDELVEAACALTCDWAERILKRSFSSIVEVARFLLQQHLISARSAPAHVLKAVGLADDDEHAPRERSSKSKNGVESLEGGAHKKPERPAQPPKEPESRAGAGPPARGERKKSVVESPAPAANNPQVNALVARLPLLLPRAPRSLIPPLQVSPPILAPKLSSGPLKVALPSRAGGPQAAVPIINMILPAVPALPGPGQALPGVLAQPRGTENREVGIGGDPGPHDKGVKRTAEVPVSEAVGQDPPAKAAKQDIEDTGSDAKRKRGRPRKKSGGSRERNSTPDKSAAAVDSAQPCRLPRETWASAGESNSARGSGRPGPVGGAEKGMVLARDQEDGVVSRGGRGPSSRHAKEAEDKIPLVTSKVSVIKGSRSQKEALPKGEVDTAAQGNKDLKGHMLQNSLSHEGKDPQATPP comes from the exons ATGGCAGAAGATGAACCCGACGCTAAGAGCCCCAAGACTGGGGGACGGGCCCCCTCAGGTAGTGCTGAGGCGGGAGAACCCACCACCCTTCTTCAGAGGCTCCGAGGTACCATTTC CAAGGCCGTGCAGAACAAAGTCGAGGGGATCCTG CAAGATGTACAGAAATTCTCAGACAACGACAAGCTGTATCTCTACCTTCAGCTCCCCTCAGGACCCAGTACTGGAGACAAAAG CTCAGAGCCAAGTACACTTAGCAATGAGGAGTACATGTATGCCTATAGATGGATCCGCAACCATCTAGAAGAGCATACTGACACCTGTTTGCCAAAGCAAAGTGTTTATGATGCCTATCG GAAGTACTGTGAGAGCCTTGCCTGTTGCCGCCCACTCAGCACCGCCAACTTTGGCAAAATCATCAGAGAGATCTTCCCTGACATCAAGGCCCGAAGGCTTGGTGGCCGAGGCCAGTCCAA ATATTGCTACAGTGGCATACGAAGGAAGACCTTGGTGTCTATGCCACCCTTACCTGGACTTGACCTGAAGGGCTCTGAGAGT CCAGAAATGGGCCCAGAAGTAACCCCAGCACCCCGGGACGAACTGGTTGAGGCAGCCTGCGCTCTGACCTGTGACTGGGCAGAACGAATCCTGAAACGGTCCTTCAGTTCCATCGTTGAGGTCGCCCGCTTCCTCCTGCAGCAGCACCTCATCTCTGCCCGGTCTGCCCCTGCCCACGTACTCAAGGCAGTGGGGCTTGCTG ACGACGATGAACATGCCCCTCGGGAGCGGTCCTCTAAATCCAAGAATGGTGTCGAGAGCCTAGAGGGTGGAGCCCATAAGAAACCGGAGAGACCAGCCCAG CCACCTAAGGAGCCGGAATCCCGGGCTGGGGCTGGCCCTCCTGCACGTGGAGAGCGGAAGAAGAGTGTAGTGGAGAGCCCAGCCCCAGCAGCCAATAACCCACAGGTTAATGCCCTGGTGGCCCGGctgcctctgctccttccccgggCCCCTCGCTCACTTATTCCACCACTCCAAGTCTCTCCCCCCATCCTGGCCCCCAAGCTTTCTTCAGGCCCTCTGAAAGTGGCTCTGCCCAGTAGGGCTGGGGGACCCCAGGCAGCTGTGCCCATCATTAACATGATCTTACCAGCTGTTCCTGCTttgc ctgggcctgggcaaGCCCTACCTGGGGTGCTCGCTCAGCCACGAGGCACAGAGAACAGGGAGGTAGGCATAGGTGGTGACCCAGGACCCCATGACAAAGGTGTCAAGAGGACAGCGGAAGTACCTGTGAGTGAGGCCGTTGGGCAGGATCCACCAGCTAAAGCAGCAAAGCAGGATATAGAGGATACAGGAAGTGATGCCAAAAGAAAACGGGGGCGCCCTCGAAAAAAATCAGGTGGAAGTAGGGAAAGGAACTCTACCCCTGACAAGTCAGCAGCTGCCGTGGACTCTGCCCAGCCCTGCAGGTTACCACGGGAGACATGGGCCTCTGCAGGGGAGAGCAACTCTGCCAGAGGGTCAGGGAGGCCAGGGCcagtgggaggggctgagaagggGATGGTGCTTGCCCGGGATCAGGAAGATGGTGTTgtttccagaggaggaaggggcccCAGTTCCCGGCATGCCAAAGAAGCAGAAGATAAAATTCCTCTGGTCACCTCAAAAGTGAGTGTCATCAAGGGCAGTAGAAGCCAAAAGGAGGCTCTTCCAAAGGGAGAGGTAGACACCGCAGCACAGGGTAATAAAGACTTAAAAGGGCACATGCTTCAGAATTCCTTATCCCATGAAGGGAAAGACCCCCAAGCAACACCCCCTTGA
- the SELENBP1 gene encoding methanethiol oxidase isoform X1: protein MDRILELELPATKCEKCGPGYPTPLEAMKGPREEIIYLPCIYRNTGIEAPDYLATVDVDPKSPHYCQVIHRLPMPNLKDELHHSGWNTCSSCFGDSTKSRTKLMLPCLMSSRIYVVDVGSEPRAPKLHKVIEAEDIHAKCDLGYVHTSHCLASGEVMVSSLGDPKGNGKGGFVLLDGETFEVKGTWERPGGAAPMGYDFWYQPRHNVMISSEWAAPNVFRDGFNPADVEAGLYGSHLHVWDWQHHEIVQTLPLQDGLIPLEVRFLHNPDAAQGFVGCALSSTIQRFYKNQGGTWSVEKVIQVPPKKVKGWMLPEMPGLITDILLSLDDRFLYFSNWLHGDLRQYDISDPQRPRLTGQLFLGGSIVKGGPVQVLEDQELKSQPEPLVVKGKRVPGGPQMIQLSLDGKRLYVTTSLYSAWDKQFYPDLIREGSVMLQIDVDTVKGGLKLNPNFLVDFGKEPLGPALAHELRYPGGDCSSDIWV from the exons ATGGACCGCATCCTAGAACTGGAACTCCCAG CTACAAAGTGTGAGAAGTGTGGACCAGGCTACCCTACCCCTCTGGAGGCCATGAAAG GACCCAGGGAAGAGATTATCTACCTGCCCTGTATTTACCGAAACACAGGCATTGAGGCCCCGGATTATTTGGCCACTGTGGACGTTGACCCCAAGTCTCCCCACTATTGCCAG GTCATCCACCGGCTGCCCATGCCCAACCTGAAGGATGAACTGCATCACTCAGGATGGAACACCTGCAGCAGCTGCTTCGGGGACAGCACCAAGTCCCGCACCAAACTGATGCTGCCCTGTCTCATGTCCTCCCGCATCTATGTGGTGGATGTGGGCTCCGAGCCCCGTGCCCCGAAGCTACACAAG GTCATTGAGGCTGAAGACATCCATGCCAAGTGTGACCTGGGCTACGTCCATACCAGCCACTGCCTGGCTAGTGGGGAGGTGATGGTCAGCTCCCTGGGAGACCCCAAAGGCAATGGCAAAG GGGGTTTCGTGCTGCTGGATGGAGAGACATTCGAGGTGAAGGGAACATGGGAACGGCCTGGGGGCGCTGCACCCATGGGCTATGACTTCTGGTACCAGCCTCGACACAATGTCATGATCAGCAGTGAATGGGCGGCTCCCAATGTCTTTCGAGATGGCTTCAACCCCGCTGATGTAGAGGCAG GGCTGTATGGAAGCCATTTACATGTGTGGGACTGGCAGCACCATGAGATCGTGCAGACCCTGCCCCTGCAGGACGGGCTCATCCCCCTGGAGGTCCGCTTCCTGCACAACCCAGACGCGGCCCAGGGCTTCGTGGGCTGTGCCCTCAGCTCCACCATCCAGCGCTTCTACAAGAATCAG GGAGGTACTTGGTCAGTGGAGAaggtcatccaggtgccccccaagaaAGTGAAGGGCTGGATGCTGCCTGAAATGCCCG gcctgatCACCGACATCCTGCTGTCTCTGGATGACCGCTTCCTCTACTTCAGCAACTGGCTGCATGGGGACCTGCGGCAGTATGACATCTCTGACCCTCAGAGGCCCCGCCTCACGGGACAG ctcttCCTTGGGGGCAGCATTGTTAAGGGAGGGCCCGTGCAAGTGCTGGAGGACCAGGAGCTAAAATCCCAGCCAGAGCCCCTGGTGGTCAAG GGGAAACGGGTACCCGGAGGCCCTCAGATGATCCAGCTGAGCCTAGACGGGAAACGTCTGTACGTCACCACATCTCTGTACAGTGCCTGGGACAAGCAGTTTTACCCTGATCTCATCAG GGAAGGCTCTGTGATGCTGCAGATCGATGTAGACACAGTAAAGGGAGGCCTGAAGTTGAACCCCAACTTCCTGGTGGACTTTGGGAAGGAGCCCCTAGGCCCGGCCTTGGCCCATGAGCTCCGCTACCCCGGGGGTGACTGCAGCTCTGACATTTGGGTCTGA
- the RFX5 gene encoding DNA-binding protein RFX5 isoform X3, with protein MYAYRWIRNHLEEHTDTCLPKQSVYDAYRKYCESLACCRPLSTANFGKIIREIFPDIKARRLGGRGQSKYCYSGIRRKTLVSMPPLPGLDLKGSESPEMGPEVTPAPRDELVEAACALTCDWAERILKRSFSSIVEVARFLLQQHLISARSAPAHVLKAVGLADDDEHAPRERSSKSKNGVESLEGGAHKKPERPAQPPKEPESRAGAGPPARGERKKSVVESPAPAANNPQVNALVARLPLLLPRAPRSLIPPLQVSPPILAPKLSSGPLKVALPSRAGGPQAAVPIINMILPAVPALPGPGPGPGPGPGPGQALPGVLAQPRGTENREVGIGGDPGPHDKGVKRTAEVPVSEAVGQDPPAKAAKQDIEDTGSDAKRKRGRPRKKSGGSRERNSTPDKSAAAVDSAQPCRLPRETWASAGESNSARGSGRPGPVGGAEKGMVLARDQEDGVVSRGGRGPSSRHAKEAEDKIPLVTSKVSVIKGSRSQKEALPKGEVDTAAQGNKDLKGHMLQNSLSHEGKDPQATPP; from the exons ATGTATGCCTATAGATGGATCCGCAACCATCTAGAAGAGCATACTGACACCTGTTTGCCAAAGCAAAGTGTTTATGATGCCTATCG GAAGTACTGTGAGAGCCTTGCCTGTTGCCGCCCACTCAGCACCGCCAACTTTGGCAAAATCATCAGAGAGATCTTCCCTGACATCAAGGCCCGAAGGCTTGGTGGCCGAGGCCAGTCCAA ATATTGCTACAGTGGCATACGAAGGAAGACCTTGGTGTCTATGCCACCCTTACCTGGACTTGACCTGAAGGGCTCTGAGAGT CCAGAAATGGGCCCAGAAGTAACCCCAGCACCCCGGGACGAACTGGTTGAGGCAGCCTGCGCTCTGACCTGTGACTGGGCAGAACGAATCCTGAAACGGTCCTTCAGTTCCATCGTTGAGGTCGCCCGCTTCCTCCTGCAGCAGCACCTCATCTCTGCCCGGTCTGCCCCTGCCCACGTACTCAAGGCAGTGGGGCTTGCTG ACGACGATGAACATGCCCCTCGGGAGCGGTCCTCTAAATCCAAGAATGGTGTCGAGAGCCTAGAGGGTGGAGCCCATAAGAAACCGGAGAGACCAGCCCAG CCACCTAAGGAGCCGGAATCCCGGGCTGGGGCTGGCCCTCCTGCACGTGGAGAGCGGAAGAAGAGTGTAGTGGAGAGCCCAGCCCCAGCAGCCAATAACCCACAGGTTAATGCCCTGGTGGCCCGGctgcctctgctccttccccgggCCCCTCGCTCACTTATTCCACCACTCCAAGTCTCTCCCCCCATCCTGGCCCCCAAGCTTTCTTCAGGCCCTCTGAAAGTGGCTCTGCCCAGTAGGGCTGGGGGACCCCAGGCAGCTGTGCCCATCATTAACATGATCTTACCAGCTGTTCCTGCTttgcctgggcctgggcctgggcctgggcctgggcctgggcctgggcaaGCCCTACCTGGGGTGCTCGCTCAGCCACGAGGCACAGAGAACAGGGAGGTAGGCATAGGTGGTGACCCAGGACCCCATGACAAAGGTGTCAAGAGGACAGCGGAAGTACCTGTGAGTGAGGCCGTTGGGCAGGATCCACCAGCTAAAGCAGCAAAGCAGGATATAGAGGATACAGGAAGTGATGCCAAAAGAAAACGGGGGCGCCCTCGAAAAAAATCAGGTGGAAGTAGGGAAAGGAACTCTACCCCTGACAAGTCAGCAGCTGCCGTGGACTCTGCCCAGCCCTGCAGGTTACCACGGGAGACATGGGCCTCTGCAGGGGAGAGCAACTCTGCCAGAGGGTCAGGGAGGCCAGGGCcagtgggaggggctgagaagggGATGGTGCTTGCCCGGGATCAGGAAGATGGTGTTgtttccagaggaggaaggggcccCAGTTCCCGGCATGCCAAAGAAGCAGAAGATAAAATTCCTCTGGTCACCTCAAAAGTGAGTGTCATCAAGGGCAGTAGAAGCCAAAAGGAGGCTCTTCCAAAGGGAGAGGTAGACACCGCAGCACAGGGTAATAAAGACTTAAAAGGGCACATGCTTCAGAATTCCTTATCCCATGAAGGGAAAGACCCCCAAGCAACACCCCCTTGA
- the RFX5 gene encoding DNA-binding protein RFX5 isoform X1 produces the protein MAEDEPDAKSPKTGGRAPSGSAEAGEPTTLLQRLRGTISKAVQNKVEGILQDVQKFSDNDKLYLYLQLPSGPSTGDKSSEPSTLSNEEYMYAYRWIRNHLEEHTDTCLPKQSVYDAYRKYCESLACCRPLSTANFGKIIREIFPDIKARRLGGRGQSKYCYSGIRRKTLVSMPPLPGLDLKGSESPEMGPEVTPAPRDELVEAACALTCDWAERILKRSFSSIVEVARFLLQQHLISARSAPAHVLKAVGLADDDEHAPRERSSKSKNGVESLEGGAHKKPERPAQPPKEPESRAGAGPPARGERKKSVVESPAPAANNPQVNALVARLPLLLPRAPRSLIPPLQVSPPILAPKLSSGPLKVALPSRAGGPQAAVPIINMILPAVPALPGPGPGPGPGPGPGQALPGVLAQPRGTENREVGIGGDPGPHDKGVKRTAEVPVSEAVGQDPPAKAAKQDIEDTGSDAKRKRGRPRKKSGGSRERNSTPDKSAAAVDSAQPCRLPRETWASAGESNSARGSGRPGPVGGAEKGMVLARDQEDGVVSRGGRGPSSRHAKEAEDKIPLVTSKVSVIKGSRSQKEALPKGEVDTAAQGNKDLKGHMLQNSLSHEGKDPQATPP, from the exons ATGGCAGAAGATGAACCCGACGCTAAGAGCCCCAAGACTGGGGGACGGGCCCCCTCAGGTAGTGCTGAGGCGGGAGAACCCACCACCCTTCTTCAGAGGCTCCGAGGTACCATTTC CAAGGCCGTGCAGAACAAAGTCGAGGGGATCCTG CAAGATGTACAGAAATTCTCAGACAACGACAAGCTGTATCTCTACCTTCAGCTCCCCTCAGGACCCAGTACTGGAGACAAAAG CTCAGAGCCAAGTACACTTAGCAATGAGGAGTACATGTATGCCTATAGATGGATCCGCAACCATCTAGAAGAGCATACTGACACCTGTTTGCCAAAGCAAAGTGTTTATGATGCCTATCG GAAGTACTGTGAGAGCCTTGCCTGTTGCCGCCCACTCAGCACCGCCAACTTTGGCAAAATCATCAGAGAGATCTTCCCTGACATCAAGGCCCGAAGGCTTGGTGGCCGAGGCCAGTCCAA ATATTGCTACAGTGGCATACGAAGGAAGACCTTGGTGTCTATGCCACCCTTACCTGGACTTGACCTGAAGGGCTCTGAGAGT CCAGAAATGGGCCCAGAAGTAACCCCAGCACCCCGGGACGAACTGGTTGAGGCAGCCTGCGCTCTGACCTGTGACTGGGCAGAACGAATCCTGAAACGGTCCTTCAGTTCCATCGTTGAGGTCGCCCGCTTCCTCCTGCAGCAGCACCTCATCTCTGCCCGGTCTGCCCCTGCCCACGTACTCAAGGCAGTGGGGCTTGCTG ACGACGATGAACATGCCCCTCGGGAGCGGTCCTCTAAATCCAAGAATGGTGTCGAGAGCCTAGAGGGTGGAGCCCATAAGAAACCGGAGAGACCAGCCCAG CCACCTAAGGAGCCGGAATCCCGGGCTGGGGCTGGCCCTCCTGCACGTGGAGAGCGGAAGAAGAGTGTAGTGGAGAGCCCAGCCCCAGCAGCCAATAACCCACAGGTTAATGCCCTGGTGGCCCGGctgcctctgctccttccccgggCCCCTCGCTCACTTATTCCACCACTCCAAGTCTCTCCCCCCATCCTGGCCCCCAAGCTTTCTTCAGGCCCTCTGAAAGTGGCTCTGCCCAGTAGGGCTGGGGGACCCCAGGCAGCTGTGCCCATCATTAACATGATCTTACCAGCTGTTCCTGCTttgcctgggcctgggcctgggcctgggcctgggcctgggcctgggcaaGCCCTACCTGGGGTGCTCGCTCAGCCACGAGGCACAGAGAACAGGGAGGTAGGCATAGGTGGTGACCCAGGACCCCATGACAAAGGTGTCAAGAGGACAGCGGAAGTACCTGTGAGTGAGGCCGTTGGGCAGGATCCACCAGCTAAAGCAGCAAAGCAGGATATAGAGGATACAGGAAGTGATGCCAAAAGAAAACGGGGGCGCCCTCGAAAAAAATCAGGTGGAAGTAGGGAAAGGAACTCTACCCCTGACAAGTCAGCAGCTGCCGTGGACTCTGCCCAGCCCTGCAGGTTACCACGGGAGACATGGGCCTCTGCAGGGGAGAGCAACTCTGCCAGAGGGTCAGGGAGGCCAGGGCcagtgggaggggctgagaagggGATGGTGCTTGCCCGGGATCAGGAAGATGGTGTTgtttccagaggaggaaggggcccCAGTTCCCGGCATGCCAAAGAAGCAGAAGATAAAATTCCTCTGGTCACCTCAAAAGTGAGTGTCATCAAGGGCAGTAGAAGCCAAAAGGAGGCTCTTCCAAAGGGAGAGGTAGACACCGCAGCACAGGGTAATAAAGACTTAAAAGGGCACATGCTTCAGAATTCCTTATCCCATGAAGGGAAAGACCCCCAAGCAACACCCCCTTGA